In Anopheles arabiensis isolate DONGOLA chromosome 2, AaraD3, whole genome shotgun sequence, the genomic window AACGCATACGTATATTTGCTATTTTAGTATATTAGTATTTAGTATATTTAGTATATGGGGCGTTCCtatggtacagttgtcaactcgaatgactcaataacatgcccgtaatgggttcaagcctagaaaggaccgtccccccgtagcgaGGATTGACTaaccggctgcgtggtaatgcattaagtctcgaaagcctgtataggccagcatgtccgcgtaggacgttacgccaaatggaagaagaagtatatttatgaaaaactGGCCTATTTTATGTGAAGCATTTGTTAGCACTTTTGCCCTCGAAACAAGACATTTGAGCCTGGTGGTAGCGCTGACGAGAACCTCCAGCAAGTTGCCAGCAGGCAAGTTAGTGTTAGCGCTCTTATTTTCATACATATTCTTTGGCGTGTCACGGATCTAGCGCCAAGTTagataggagacaggcaagtccgtccccctggcgcagatcTTTGATGGTAGCAAAAGGCCCTGAGAGTGCTCCATCaaccctcacctggcaagtgacgttggtcatagtcattatAACTAGCCTCATCAGTTTGGCCGgaattccaaaagagctcatagcgtcgtacagttttaccctggttATGCTATCATATGTAGTTTTGAAATCAATGAAGACATGGTATGTATCGTGTCTGTATTACGGAACGGTAACATGTCTCTCAATTATCGGATCTTGTTTATATACGGGAAACCCCAACCACTGTCGGGAGGTTCGTGCTTCATGCATCATGTACAATCTATCATGCATCAAACAGCACGAATTTAGAAGGTGCCACGGTCTTTTCCAAGAAGCACTTTTGCGCAACGGTTCAAATAAACTTTGATATACCTTGAGTGCCCTGCCTATGGTTATCATATATGATAGCAGgaagttaaataattttatctaTAATTTCGTGTTAAAGATAAGTCGTATTATCATGCAATTTTGTAATAAGattaataaaaagaacttaatGACCTTATTTTGACCTAGGTTTTCACAATTATTGAATACTCCCCATCCCCCGTAAGAAGGCCTGACAATTCCACGTAGTCCAAAAAATCAGAACTCCACGACTCATGGTCTGTGGAGTGGAAAAGGAATTCCTCACATCCGGCGCCTGTGGATGAGCAATGCGAAGCTTGCAATTAAGCACCAGAAGAGGAATTTTCTTCTTATCAGTGTTGAGCAATCCGATAATTTTAATTAGCTTTGgagcattcttcttcttcttgtttggcACAACAGCCGATGTCGGTCCGAGTCTGCCTGTACCTCTGGGCAATGGGCTTGACTTTTAGTGACTTAATGATTCACCCCCATGGCAGGGTAgtcattcggggcttgaacccttgATGCAGCGAAATTATAAAGCATGGATGTTTACGGTATGTTCAGAAGGCTTTATACTTTTTCTGACGcttctttttgctctttccGTGTCAGCTTGGTTTGTTCAATGTTTCTTTCTGGTGTAAGTTTACAGATAATTTGCTTTTGCTTACAAGAAAACGAAACAGTTCTCAAATTAGTACACGTTCCCACACATTCTTATTCTGTTTTATTCACTTCTAACTCATTTAACGCTACATCCAATGACGATCATCAGTCCCTTGGCCAGCTAACACGTGGACGGGAGACACTTTCCGTAGTTTATGGTGCGGCCGTTGTGGTGCGCAATTTGCGCGTAATTGGCTTACAGGTGGTGCGCGTGGTTTGCGCAAACGCCACAGAAATGAGACTCACGACGAGCAGGATGATGGCAACCAGCTTCATGGTTTAGTGCGTTATGTGTCGACGGTTAGAGAGGCAACAAACGAGTCCACACCGGGAGCGATCAATAGCAGAACTAAACCGCGCGGCCACTAAAACGATCAGCTAAATATGGTTAAAAAAGAACACATCACATTCTACTCCCTTTCCCAGCCAAGTGAACCAAATTCTGGCCGAACCGGCTGTACAAATAAATCGCTGCgatacgtgtgtgcgtgtgtgtcttcaCCGTCAGAGCAGAATACGCTTGAAGGTTGCATTAAAATGAggatttttgttgcttgttttcgTCACCAAAACCGTGCAAAGATCCAATGGAAAGATTTTAGGAGTGTTTTTGCATTGCGTTATTaattttgtcctaattaagcGAATAAACGATTGGCTCCTGCTAATAGTACAGGAGCATTGCACAACACACGTAAAATTAGACATTAACTCCAAGGTCTTAGAGACATTCAGTTCCCTTACAACGTTTGCACAACCGCattgtacacaaacaaaatgctgGAGAACGGCATCTGTATACACAATTACCATTTCCAAACGCTTTGTGTGTCGTCTGCCTACAAAACAAGACCATCTACGGATAAAACGAATATTCGAACGAATATAGAGAGTTGTCGAATCACATTTCTTTCATACATTCCGAGAATGACGCGTCGCGAAAGGACTTGAATgtataatagaaaaaaaattgttgttGGATTTAttgcttgcttgtttgcttgtttgatTTGCTAGCTCGGTCGGCGGTTTGTATTCACGATATTACATTTCACACAGTAGTTTCGGGGATAGcgttaataaatatttaccgCCTGCCGTTCCGAGTAAGCTAAGGTACAACAACGGGCACACACAATATAAATATGGGGTACACTTTCAAATTAAGCAATAAACGTTCTACAGCGCTGTTAATATTGCGTTCAACTAGACAGCACTAAGTACGGAACATAACGAATAGCTGAATATACACTTGATGTATGAACACCGAACAAACATCAGGTTCATATTTACATGTTCATGCCCTTTAACGGTGGAACATTACTACAAAATATGTAAGTGTGACCGATTAACAGCAATAGgcgcaaagaaagaaagaacgaaCTAAGTTTACTACAAAACTAACTTAagcgcaaaacaacaaacggacATTACCTACAGGCGGGCTAAAGGAAATGCAACGGTACGGGATGTTCCGAGGTTCACGGAGGCGCGGACGGTTTGCTTAAGTGTAGTTAAGCAACGAAAACGACTCCACAttgcagagtgtgtgtgtgtgtgtgttgctccgTTGCACATTGAATGTGTGTAGCGCGAAGACTTTCTCGCCAAATTACCTTCTATACGGGACGGGACTAGACAAACTAACACTATTAAAAGGGATGCGGCGTCTTCCAGGTTGGCCACCATCATTCCTTCCTTGGGATAAGGGAATGAGTGAAAAAGACGAGAAAACGGAGACACTAAACCCCTCCTCCGCCAGCAGTCCGTTGGCCATTCATTTTGGCTGCTTTAGCTTCGTCTATCAGTCGAGCCGCCAGTGCTTTGTAGCGTTCGTACTTGACGCGATACATTTCCGCTTCCTCACGGGTAGCCTAAAAAGGGACACGGTAGAAAGGGAGGGTGGGGGATGTTAACATTCTGTTCCTTCCCCTGCAAGTATTACTTCGCCCACTTACGTCATTATCCGTCTGCAAACCGACGTCCGCTTTGTTGGCCGATTTTCCCCTCATTTGCACGGCATGGTGGTAGATCTGGGCGTACCGATTTTCGGCCTCCTTCAGCTGTTGCTTAAGCTGAATACATTCATTCTGGAGCCACCAAAAGCAttcaaaaatacataaattaaaacatataAACACATTACAAGTGAAATACTCTCCCTCACCTGTACGGTGCGGTTCACGTTCGTGCTTTCGTTCTCCTTCTCCGCGAGTCCCGCACTTAGGCTGCTGATCTTGTCATTCCGTATCCGGCACAGGTGCTTCATCGTTTGGTACTTTTCGTTCAGCCGCTCGtactgctcctgctgctcctcGCAGCGTTTCTGCAGTGCCGTCAGTTCCGCGCTGGCCGCTGCGTCACCAGCGCCCACCGCCACCGAAGTATTCCTGCCGGTGGACACAATCGACACGGATACGGCCGTCGTCGTGCTGGGACTGTCGGTGGTCGGCTGGTACGCCTGGACCGCCTTATCGCAGCGCGCATTCTGCTGCCGGCTGTGCCGCATACACTGGGTACAGTGGCGTTTGCGATCCTTGCGCTCCTGGTCCAGCTGCTCAAGCACTTCGCGCAGTTCCTGCTCGATCTGTGACTTTTCGCGGTGCTGCTCCTCCAGTTTGCGGCGCATTTCGGCGATTTCGTTCTTGAGCGGATTGGCGGACGATAGGAGCTTCTGCGTGTTGAGCTGACAGTCCTTGAGCGTAAGCTTGTTGCGCATTTCCTTGATCTTTTCGTTCATCTCCGAGCAGGCACAGTCAGCAGCTACAGTTTTTGGAGTGtaagaaagcaaagaaacaaCCGATTAGTGGAAAATTCCCgcacaaaaaataagataCAACCACTCACAGGTAGGATCCGTCATGGTGGACACTTCCTTGCTGTTAAACAGCAGCCCCCGCCGATCGTCATGCGTGCTCTGGCGGCGATTCTTGCGCTCCTTGTCCGTCGTTTTGCGCAGCTCGTCCACCTCCTTCGCCAGTGACTGGTGCTTGAACCGCAGCTGATCGAACGCCCGCTCGAGCGACCGTTTCTGGTGCACCGTTTCCTCCCGCACCTTCTCCGCGTCCTGCACCTGCTTCTGGAGGTGGCTTATTTCCTCCACCTTCTCGTTGAAGCTCGACTCGTGCCGCATGCTGGACatttcgtcgcgcagcttcgCAATCTCACCCTCCAGCCGCTCCAGCTCATCGACCCGTTCCTGCAGCTGCCGGGCCCGCAGCCCGTCCAGCTGGCGCACCTCATTCAGCTGCTTGAGCAGATCCTCGTTTTCACGCCGCAGCGCCTGCACCACCCGCCCATCGCCGAGCGACGGCCGACCGGTGGCCATGAAGCTTTCCAGCTCCTTGCGCTTCTCGTCCAGCTCGCGGCGCAGTCCGGCGGATACGGCGCGCTCCTGTTCGTACCGTTCGTTCGCCAGCTTGTGATCCAGGCTCTCCAGATCGCTCTTCAGATTGCGCAGCTCGCGCTCCAGCACGTCCCGTACGCTGGACGATTCTTCAATGTCCGCCTCGAGACGCAACCGTGCCGCTAGACTCTCCTCCAGCGCTGCTTTCGTGTCGCGCAGCTCATCCCGTACTTGGTCGTGTTGCTTTTCGACGTCCGTCAGCTTCGCCTCCGCCACCGTGAGCGCCTGTTTCAGTGCAGCCAGTGCAGCATCTTGCTCCTGCCGCTCCTGCACAAGCGTATCGATCGTTTTCCGCTGCGATGCTTCATTGCTATCGACCTGCTCCTCCAGATTAACGATTTTGGCGGAAAGTTCCTGCACCGCGATCGTAAGATCGTTGTTCTCCTTGCGCATCTCGTCCAGTGCGctttccttttgctgctggAGCGCTTCCAGTTCGGCCGTGTGTCGCTCTTTCTCTGTCAGCTCCACTCGCAGCCTGTCCGTTGCTTCCTGCAACCGCTGCTTCTCATCCTCCAGGGCGGTGATAGCGTGACGCAATCGTTCCGTTTCCTCTTTCACCGCCTCCGACCGTTCCCTGTCGGTCTGCTCAATCTCATCCCGTCGGCGTTTCTCCTCCAGCAGCTCCGTCCGTACCATCTCCAGCTCGGCCCGCACGGTGGCAAGATCGCGCTCTAGCTGTGTCACCAACCGTTCCGACTCGTCGCGACAGGAGCGCAGCTTGAGCAGCTCCTCCGCATCGGCGCTGGTCCGTTCCTGCTGGCTCTTTTCCCCTTCCAGCTGCTCCCTAAGCAGTGCCTCGTTTTCGTTCATCAGCTGACTCACGTTTCCCTGCAGTGAATCGAGCTCGTGCTGTAGGGCGGCAGCCTTCGCTTCCAGCTCGCGCTTTACCCCGTTCTGCTGCTCCACCAGCCGGATCTGCTCCGCGCGGAGTGCATCCAGCTCGGTTATGTAGCGCAGCATTTCCACCTCGCGCTCCTCGAGCTGACCTTGAAGCGCCTGCTGGCGGGAGTGGCACTCGGAATGTTCTCGCTCGACGGTGGCCTTGTCGGCGCTTACTTGTTGCACCATTTGCTTCAGCACTTCTATCTCCTGGTCGAGCTGCTGCCGCGCGCTGTTGTACGATTCGTGCTCAGTCTTTTGCTCTTCTGCCAAGGTTTCACACTTTGCCCTTGCCGTCTCCAGCTCGGACGTGATTGTTGCAAGCTCTGCTTCCTTTTCAGCTAATCGTTGTTCCAGCGTTTCCTTGCATTTCGTCAACGCTTGCACACATTGCGCCTGATCTTCGCGATCTCCGTGCTGTCGCTTTAACAGTTCACTATTGTCTTCTTTTATCTTGGCAAGCGCTGTGTTTGCCATTTCTAGCTGCTTTTCTATCTCCTTGCGAGTCTCTTCATGGCTTTGCTGTTCTTCCTTTTGCTTTCCAGCAATCGCAGACAGTTCCGAGCGAGAGCATTCCAGCTCCTGCTCCACCTCTTCAATGCGTTTTTGAAGCTCTGCAACGGTTTGTGCAGCTTTTAGCAGCTCTTCCCGAACCTTTGCTTCCTCGGCCGCAATTGCGTCTTTCTCTTCGGTCAGCTGTGCGAGGGCTTTCCTTGCGCAATCCAATTCCTCCTGCACCTGTTTTAGCGAGCATTCGAAAGATTCGCCTTGTTTCGCCTCACGTTCAGTCAGTGCTGCAATTTCTCCTTCATAATCACACACCTTCTGTTGCAGTTCGTTGATGCGTGCTTTCTCCGATGCGTGCTTCTGACGCAAAACGGCCAGTTGCTCCTGTAGGGTGGATTCCTTTTCCGTTTGAATTTGTACCAAATTGGTCTGACTGTTCTTTTCCTCTCGCAACTGGTGCAGGGATGCTTGCAGCTCTTCCATTCTTAGCTGCAGCTCGCTGATCTCCTTCACTAAGCCTTGCTTTTCCGTTTCCCACTGTTGGAACCGCTCATTTTGTTCGCTCTCTGCAGCGTCCAACTTGTTTTTAAACACTTCAAGCTCTACCTCGAGCTGTACAACACGCCCATCGGTTTCATCCTTCAGCTGCTGCAACCGTTCCAAATCTTCTCGCGCCTTTTGATCACTCGCTGCGCCCGCTTGCTGTTGCTCCTTTTGTAACTGGACCAGCTGTGCCGAAAGTCGACTATTTTCTGTAGCGAGCAGCTCCTTTTCCACACGCTGTTCACCGATCGACGTTTCTAGCTTTACAATTTCTTGtttcaatcgatcgatttctTCATTTACTGCCTCTAATTCCGCTTGTCTTGCCGCCTGGCCGGTTTCTAGCTCCTTTATCGTCTCTTTCTGCTTCGTAATGGCCTCTTCCAGACGATTCTTCGTTTCGTCTCGCTCCACGGACAGCTTTTCCTTCTCGGCAACGATCGTTTCCACCTGAGAAGCGTGACTCTCTATGGAAGCTTTGAGCGCGCTAGCCTCTTCACGCAGCGagtcacacacacgctgcagCGCTTCTCGTTCGGCGTTTGCTTTCTCCAGCGATTCACGTAACAGTCCCATCTCACGTTCAAGCTCTTCCCGCCGCTGGACGTCCTTTTCATTCGCCAGTGCCGTCTGCTTCGCCTCTTCGAACTGCTTGCGAAGGTCTTCATTGTCCTGCATCTGGTCCATCAGCTGCGTCGACAGCTCGTCGTACTCGGTCGTTTGTGCCGCAAACTTTTCCCTCCACTGGGCAATCTCCTTCTCCAGCCGCTCGATGGACGTTTGCCCACCGTTAAGGTTCGATTTCAGCTCACCCAGCTGCACATCGCTCGCTTCCTGCAGGGCTCGCTTTTCCTGCTCCAGCGCGCGAATGGTTTCTTCCAGCTGCTCGACAATTTTGACCAACTCCTGGATggttttttcctcccccaGCATGGTCGCATTGCCGTCGAGCATGGTAGCGTTTCCGTTTCCATCGTAAACGGATTGTCCCATCGTTGTGTTGTTGAAGCCATTCGAATGAGCTGCATGTTCCTGCTCTCCGTCATCTGGCGACAGCACCAACAGCTTGCGCAACGAGCTTACTAGCGCGGACTGGGCAAAGTCACCGGAAAATGTTTGGTAATGCTGCAAAACGGCCTGCTTCACATTCTCAAACTTCCGGTGCTGCTCGAGGTTGGAGGATTTTAACTGCTCGAGCTGCTTGTTACATTCTTCCAGCTGTAGGGTAAATTCATAGTTTtgctaaaacacaaaaaaccagGATTAGACATTGCAAAACTCCCAACattgcacaacacaacacttaCCATTTCCAACCGTTTCATTTCTTCGCGCTTTTGGTCCAGTTTGAAACTATCGCCGCCGTTGGATGTTGCGCCGTTGTTGCGCGCTTCCTGCAGCGATTCGATCAGCTCCTTCTCGCGAGCCTCCGACCGCTGCCGGTAGCGCTCGAACTCGAACTCGATGCCGGTGTGCTGGTTCCGGTGCAGTTCCGCCTCCCGTACCGCTGCCTGGCGCTCCTTGGTCGCCAGGGCGAGATCGTTTTCCGCCTTGCTCACCGTTGCCATTTGGCCCTTCAGTTCAACCTCTAGCTGGGCGCATCTGGAAGGCACGTGAACAAATAGGGGCATTGGATGTTAGAAGAAAGGTAATCATAGCGAACGGACGCACAATAAAGCGTTCCATTTCATTGCACATGTTGCGTTGTTTATTTCTATGGACAATTTTGAATCGCTTTGCTTCATTTGTCAACTCAAAATTGTGTTTCACATGCTTGTATGATTCTCAAAACATGATTAAAAgcgaacaataaaaataataaatgaataaaaaacaattaaaacacgAAAAGCACACTTTTTTAACTGTGTTCTGTTTTAGGCAAATATTAACGTTGTTCGTGAGGGTTAGAATATTCAATCCAATCACATCAATACGACCAATTATCACCTTCACTCAGTGGCAAGGCAAGGTACACTGCCAATCTCTGATCACCTTGCATTCAATTGGCACGGTTCATTATCAGTTTAGCAAtcgaaaaagaataaaaaccgCTGAGCATCGACTACTGCAACACCCCGACCCCGGTGGTTCGTGAGCTAAGTGCAGGAGGAGGGAAAAGGGGTGTGCAAAGCAAATGAAGCATTACGTGGGGAGAAGAAGACAGGCGACGGTTGTTGATATGTTTTGAGGCGTAACAAATACAACCAACAATCAAATCATGGGGACAATCTTTGCTTCGATCGGGCCCGAACAGTGCTCTGTGCCCCATAAAGCTATGCAAATGATATTTACCGTTCCTCAAGCTGTTCCAACCGCTGCTCCTTCTTTTCGAGATCGTGTTTCAGTTCCGACAGCTCACCCGTGCGCTTGTCAAGCTCCTTCTTCAGGTGTTGCGTTTCGACCGAGTTTTCTAGCTTGGTGAACTCCTGAAGCTCGAGCAGTTCCTGTTCCAGCTCCCGGCACCTGGAtgaggaagaaaataaaattaaattaaataacacCGTTTTAATACAACACAGCGACGAAATATCAATTCAAGGAAGGTTACACAAGCGGAAACTGCTGGATTGATGGGATGGATCAGATGGGATTTACGGGACATTGCCGACCGTTGACCCCTAAGACATGCCGCCGTGATGTAACGAAACAGTCACTTCACAATCGAAATGAATAGGTcggtttctctctctctttaaaaCGTGGAAgagaaataaacaataaacacatGAGACATCTATCGTCCGTTCGTGCTTACAGATAGATTTTTTATGAACACGCACCGCAGAATTTAGTCTCCCGAAGGTCCAAAAATTAATCGCACCGCGTCGTTCCACTCCACAGgtacatcaacaacaaactgCTCCCATATACGCCCGAGAACGGGCAAAAAACTGGACCTCTCCCCGTGAACGTGTTTGAGTGCGATTCCGTTTGTGAATGTTTGTGTCAACGCATTCCGCATTCTTCTACGTCGGGGTCTAACGTCTTTGGACGTGGTTGCGATTGGGCAGCAGGGCGACTGCA contains:
- the LOC120897989 gene encoding centromere-associated protein E produces the protein MSDNVKVSIKVRPLIKRERENKLVSQWRIRDNIIATIDGNGDPFVFDHIFDETVPTRQLFDTVCRPVILSALNGINGTIFAYGQTSSGKTYTMIGNDREPGVVPLTAREIFEQIKRIKERQFLIRVGFIEIYNEKIHDLLNTANTNLKIVENQCGDVSVNSKECITNCAEQIIQHVDDGNKARKIGETNMNERSSRSHTIFRITIESRVIGPANGVDGGMDNEAVQIGILNLVDLAGSERADQTGATGSRFKEGVCINKSLLSLSCVIQKLSENSDKQFINYRDSKLTRILQASLGGNAVTSMICNITPAVVDETYYTLSFAMRAKNIRNKPKVNEILTDAAMMKRLEREIKRLQSELRSEQNKNSKIKTMELQNAITLRTNQFINSNQAQQSLADNARRRTWCPSTTEIPRLAPGRRPTPDLMGDGGRTLMGPPPAMTIGGQYLVTMNGATPQIAIRSMSADEDYTAATSGDIRASDGFAATLALIGEDEPNIQYRELLDHQDLLARRVRSNSPNGLLNPFSSYGDEFVPGEQISFGSASVSPLSTMERELHTPKSLRRTRRSSTGDSPPQFNYEQRCRELEQELLELQEFTKLENSVETQHLKKELDKRTGELSELKHDLEKKEQRLEQLEERCAQLEVELKGQMATVSKAENDLALATKERQAAVREAELHRNQHTGIEFEFERYRQRSEAREKELIESLQEARNNGATSNGGDSFKLDQKREEMKRLEMQNYEFTLQLEECNKQLEQLKSSNLEQHRKFENVKQAVLQHYQTFSGDFAQSALVSSLRKLLVLSPDDGEQEHAAHSNGFNNTTMGQSVYDGNGNATMLDGNATMLGEEKTIQELVKIVEQLEETIRALEQEKRALQEASDVQLGELKSNLNGGQTSIERLEKEIAQWREKFAAQTTEYDELSTQLMDQMQDNEDLRKQFEEAKQTALANEKDVQRREELEREMGLLRESLEKANAEREALQRVCDSLREEASALKASIESHASQVETIVAEKEKLSVERDETKNRLEEAITKQKETIKELETGQAARQAELEAVNEEIDRLKQEIVKLETSIGEQRVEKELLATENSRLSAQLVQLQKEQQQAGAASDQKAREDLERLQQLKDETDGRVVQLEVELEVFKNKLDAAESEQNERFQQWETEKQGLVKEISELQLRMEELQASLHQLREEKNSQTNLVQIQTEKESTLQEQLAVLRQKHASEKARINELQQKVCDYEGEIAALTEREAKQGESFECSLKQVQEELDCARKALAQLTEEKDAIAAEEAKVREELLKAAQTVAELQKRIEEVEQELECSRSELSAIAGKQKEEQQSHEETRKEIEKQLEMANTALAKIKEDNSELLKRQHGDREDQAQCVQALTKCKETLEQRLAEKEAELATITSELETARAKCETLAEEQKTEHESYNSARQQLDQEIEVLKQMVQQVSADKATVEREHSECHSRQQALQGQLEEREVEMLRYITELDALRAEQIRLVEQQNGVKRELEAKAAALQHELDSLQGNVSQLMNENEALLREQLEGEKSQQERTSADAEELLKLRSCRDESERLVTQLERDLATVRAELEMVRTELLEEKRRRDEIEQTDRERSEAVKEETERLRHAITALEDEKQRLQEATDRLRVELTEKERHTAELEALQQQKESALDEMRKENNDLTIAVQELSAKIVNLEEQVDSNEASQRKTIDTLVQERQEQDAALAALKQALTVAEAKLTDVEKQHDQVRDELRDTKAALEESLAARLRLEADIEESSSVRDVLERELRNLKSDLESLDHKLANERYEQERAVSAGLRRELDEKRKELESFMATGRPSLGDGRVVQALRRENEDLLKQLNEVRQLDGLRARQLQERVDELERLEGEIAKLRDEMSSMRHESSFNEKVEEISHLQKQVQDAEKVREETVHQKRSLERAFDQLRFKHQSLAKEVDELRKTTDKERKNRRQSTHDDRRGLLFNSKEVSTMTDPTSADCACSEMNEKIKEMRNKLTLKDCQLNTQKLLSSANPLKNEIAEMRRKLEEQHREKSQIEQELREVLEQLDQERKDRKRHCTQCMRHSRQQNARCDKAVQAYQPTTDSPSTTTAVSVSIVSTGRNTSVAVGAGDAAASAELTALQKRCEEQQEQYERLNEKYQTMKHLCRIRNDKISSLSAGLAEKENESTNVNRTVQNECIQLKQQLKEAENRYAQIYHHAVQMRGKSANKADVGLQTDNDATREEAEMYRVKYERYKALAARLIDEAKAAKMNGQRTAGGGGV